One Sporichthyaceae bacterium genomic window, TGGCCGCGACCACCCGGGTGATCGTGTGCTCGGGCAACCATGACCTGAACGCGCTCAACGCGGCCGGGGAGAAGACCGCGGACTGGCTGGCCGAACTCGCCGACGCGGGCGTGGTGACGGACGGTCAGTCCAGCCGGGTGGGCGGCACGCTGATCACCGTGCTGCCCTGGTGGGACGGGCCGGTGGCCCGCG contains:
- a CDS encoding metallophosphoesterase gives rise to the protein MSLLLVSDLHYTLRQFDWLLTRAAEHDALVFGGDLLSVAAPVAPEAQIAAVRATLRRLAATTRVIVCSGNHDLNALNAAGEKTADWLAELADAGVVTDGQSSRVGGTLITVLPWWDGPVAR